In Paralichthys olivaceus isolate ysfri-2021 chromosome 12, ASM2471397v2, whole genome shotgun sequence, the genomic window TGCGGCACTTTGCGGCAGAAATTCAGATTCACCTCCATTGATTTTCTGGGTCCCAGCCTTTCAAACAACAACACCTCAGAGACCCACTTCTGCTCCGGTTGTCTAGAATGGCcaatcactgctgctgctcagccttCTGTCTCCGTCTTCCTTTATCTGTCTCCTTCAGTCCCTCACAgaccaaacccccccccccccccccaccctctgcAGCAGTGCATTGTTGTCCCATAACGACACGTTTAGACTGAGTGGTTTTTAACAACCTTTATGTGATCTTTTGTCAGGTTTTTATCTAAAGCACAATAAGCCGTGTTGTGCGCCTCTGCCCGCCCCCACTCGTTGTCATGTCGGGGATAATTCTCTCAAAACAGCGGTCAATAGTTGTAATTGCACTACTTATAATGCCAGCAGCTTGGCAGGGCACGCTGCAGCCACATTAATCAGCGCTCCATCGATCATCGCGCTGTGCCTCTCATCACAATCCTCGACTCGTTCTTTTGAATCCTGCTCAGTGCACTTGTCCGCTCCCTGCCTTCCTCCCTCTAAAACCCTTTTCGTTCCCGATCCATCACAGAGGGCGGGTGAGCCAGCGCTGGCACGAGAAGACTTGGTTCTTACCTATCAGGCCGGTGTACGCAAGTAGACACGCTCCGTAGTTCTCCTGCTTGCAGCCGCTGGCGCTCAGCTCGGAGGGTTGGCAATCATACTGGAACTGTGCCCAGCGAGACCTGTGGGAGCAATAACATGCCATCCATCATTTACTCATACTTGGCTGCTGCACACATTGTGTCACTGCAGGTTGGCCGGCACCGGTGCTTTCTCCGAACAGGACGTGCATCTGAAAACCACAAAGCTCGTCTACCTTCCCGTGTTCCGACATCAACTCCCATCGCCCGTCAAGATCCCCTGTTCTGCAGAacctcaacccccccccaccccccccgaCAGTCGCTCCCGGTGACATTCATCCCTCTTTATTCCGCACTTTCCCCAGCCTGTCGTCTCCTGGAGGGTTGCCAGGCGTTAAAGAGTCAATGAGGGGCAAAGGCGGGCCTCGGCTCTGCCTTCTAAATACTGTGCTGCCTGGCCGGGGAGAGATTAGACAAATATGGATCTTCCATATAAATACTTTGTCCCACAGCCTCTGTGCCGTCTATTCTTCACCTTTCCTGCCAGCCGCCCAGACATCTagcctcatcatcatcatacaaGGCTATCGCGGCCATCATATCGCATCATCGGCCCCCGTCGACTGGCATTTGCAACAGGATCCCCTCAGGGGCCCACGGCTCTCTGCTCTCCCCTCGTTTGTCATGTCATTGTAATGATGTGTAAAACTTATAGGCTGTGCTCTAAGTGAAGGCGTCCTCTGCGGGCCGCCGGTTAATGCCAGCGGGGTGGGCGGGGCCGCGCGGAGGCCTTGAGACGCTACATccatcgggggggggggcagctgcaGGAGAATAATGTCTGATCGATGGCTGTGACAGATGAagccttttgttttcctgacatctgaagaggaagaagattaAACGCTGGCGACCATTCGCTGTCAGAGCGAGAGCGGTTTGACTCGATGGGTCTGAGAACTCCATGTTTTCAGTCtccagtgacagagagaaatacatCGTCTGAATTATAATGACTTCCTACATTGTTGGTCTTTTGATTGGACGTGTAAAGaaatctttgttttcatcagtgtcacACAGAGACAGGGATTTAACGCAGAATAAATATGCTCATCCAGAGGGTCAGTTTTCTCGATGAGGTCTCGGCTGCACGATAATTCACATTTTCGGAGCCATGTTTGAATCCCGAGTGATAATGGCTGTTCTAATAATGACTATTTCACATGGCGGCTTGTTGCTTGGCTGCCTCCCTCGGAAGCTGAATACAGAATTTAATGGAACAACTCAAACACAGTTAATGGGTATAACAATTGAATTAATTAAACACTGCTGACTAATTGAATCTAAATGAACATTTCATACCAGCCAGACTCTTCCAAGATTCACAATCCTACTAATTGTGCTGAGTGCCGAAGTTCTTTCAGCAGTTTTCTTACTAACGTAATGTTTTGGATTAGGATCCGAAGTATGAGATGAGAGTACAGTTTGATACTTGCGTTCATGTGCTGTTGCAAAGTTGGATATAGCCTCTTCTTAAAGGTAGCTAAAGCTAAGTGTCAAAGAGACTTGATACCTTCTATCTTCTAGTTGCCTCCAGTTTACAGGAATAATGTGGAATATCTGTCCGGTGTAAAACAGTCGAGAACAAGCTGAAGCTGTTAAAACATCTAACGAGACAAAGAGTTTTCAGATCAAATAAGATGCTGCACGTGTCGATGACCCCGAACAAGTGTTTGCTAACAAGTTAAACTCAATAATCGTAACTGGATCAGAGTTTATCTCTCAATTCATGTGGGAGTTCAGTCCAACATCTGTCAGAAAACATTGAATTCAGCTTTAAATCTCGGACAACAGAGCTTCAGAGCAGCGGTTTAACAACATGATTTATCAATTTTAAATGTCAGGTCGATACAGAACGACTCTGAGGAAGGTTCATCACGTGTAAAGTGCATGATTTGTAGTATCTTATatgtaaacaaaacacttttgtgaTCCTGTAACAGAAGCTGCAGATAAACTGTCGGTTCATTGAGTCGAATGATGCCAACTTAGGAAATTAGGTGTAAAATTGTCTTGGCAGCAGGTGTGAGACATTGTGTATTTTCTACCTGCACACATAGTCCGCCTTGCAGATCCGCAGCTGAGCCAGGCAGTTGAGCTTGTCCTTGTCTTCGTAGGAGCAGGACGGCACAATGGTTTGCCTCCGGCGCTCGGCGCAGGCCGTGTCGGTGCAGGGACAGAACAGCAGCTCGTGGGTGTAGTCGGGGGGAACACGGTCAAAGAATTTCCTCAGCGCCTTGTTGCACCTTGGTCGGTTACACGGCCCCGAGCGGGCCGACGGCTGGATGCAGGCCGAGACGTATTCCGTACGAAGCTTCTGACACGTCTCATCTATGTTACACGCCTTGGCGGCATCCAGGCAGCGGTTCACCGTCGTTACTTCAGATTCtaaaagaggacagagagcatTTCATCTATCTGCGTGGTCTGACAAAATCAAATCCCATGCAATGTTTACCAAATCATGTCAGGGTCTAATTGGAGTTGGTATTGACTTGCTGCTCTCACCTCTACACTCGGACGCCGTGTTGCATTGATATACAAAAACAGAGTCTTCTTCAAGAACAAACTCAACCATAAGAATGATCATGTGTAATAAACCCTGCTGTAATGAATAGGAAATGAACGGTGTATAAATGTTGCATGAGCCCGGGCCCTGGCTGTGTTTCAGCTGAGGCCTAATGGCTGAATATTTCATTCCGGTGGGTTAATGCAGAGTGGCAGTGCTGGAAAAgctgctcctccatctctccaacCGCACAACAAGGCCTGTAATTACTGCTCCTTccccttcatccatccatccgtctctCAGACATCCCCACATCTGGGTCCATCCCTGACTCACCTGACTCCCTCCTCCCTTTGCCATCTTCCTCCCTCGCTGCGTGCCTgcttctctcaccctctctccatctgtctatTCCTGTCTCCTgttcagctctctctctctctctctctctctctcgtcctccATCCATTCTTCCTCCATTCGGTCCATCCCTGTCTCCCTCAGTGCTCACGCTCCCCTTGACTCCCGTGGTAACGAGCCACCTCTCATaaacatcttctttttttttttgtaacattATTTCCAAATCTATCATcacgtttttcttttctttttttttttgtctgtctctctcaaagCGACCTCCCAGTCAATACGGCCGTGATGACACTCAGCTCCTCTGGCAGATAGCTCCGCTCATTAGTTTGTAAAATGCCTGTAGTTGTGTCTCTTGGTGAGTTCGGCTCTCAAcaagctgtcaaataaaatatgaatggcCTCGGAGAGAAAGCTAACAACCCTTCACAAAGCACAGGTTATTCCCAATTTAACTGctaaggtgggggggggggggcaactaGACAACTAGTAATTTATTTCAATGCAACTGTAACTTCACAATCATTTCTTAGTGTATATGATAAACACACGGAACGGCTCAGATTATGGCGAAGAAGCCGTTTTTAATCCGTTTCCTTCGACCATGACGCAGTCGTCTTTGTTGTCCTTTGTAACGACGGCAGCGAAGCCGCTAGGGAGGTGAATATTTGATTTTCCTCGAAGTCTTTGAGGTTGGTCACGTTCACATTTGAGGACCAGGGCTGGaaatgttgccttttttttttttacacacggCCCTTTGACGTGTCGCACTGTGGCTTCATCTGCTGCATCTAATCTGGACGTGAGCGCTTCAGCCTCACTCTCAGTGTATTAAAATACTGTTTCTCATTGCCTCACAGAGACTTCGACCAACCAGTTGCACCAAAgaccaaaagaaacaaaacagttttcctGTGGTGCATGAAGCAGGAAATCTTAGCACTGGAAAACAATCCCTAGAAACCAGTGATGCATTCAAAGGCTGCATTTTTGTGCGGAACATTTCATAAAACCACTGACTTTATTCAACTGATTAATTGGCGAAGGGCAAAGCACAGCGTCGTTTAAATACGCTTCAGAACATGACGAGCTGCGGCTGCGGcgtacatgtctgaaaacatcactgAGTTTGAGGGAGCGATGCTGGAAGGGCGTAAAAACATCCATTAATCACGTCTTTGTTGTTTTGGCAGTCGGCTTGTCGAGATGCATGGCATGGACGTCAACTCTGACCTCCCGCGGAGTCGCTGGAGCGAAATTTACGAGGAGGCTGCACACTGAGGGTCTGGCGCAGCTGTAATTCACGGCAGCCTGAAACGAGCGGTGTCATTCTAATAAGCAGCTTATGTATGAGGTCACAAAACATATGATCAGGCGCGTGAGAGGGGACGTCTCCCAAATTGGAGCTGTTTAGTTTTCATGGTTTTACTGTGCAAATTCTTTTTCccctgtgaaaacacaaccgCCGTCTCCCCCGCGCAGGTGAGGACAGTTTATCCAATTTCCCTAATCTATGTTCTCACTCAATCACGCACAACAAGCCCATAGAGAATGAATTGGTTGAGGCGAGTGCGAGCGTTACCCTGTCCTGATGAGTCTCTGTGAAGTATGAATGGTGCTGAGCTGCTATCACCGCTGCACCGCTGAGATTCAAAGTGGGTTTGAAAATAGCTGTGGGAAGATCCATGGAAATGAAGCTGCAGTGTACAGTAGCTCTGCTGCGGGGGAGTACGTGTTTGCTAATGCTACAGATTTAATATACAGAAGAGGAGGTTGTGATGTGCCAGCGTTTGCAGTTGTGCTTTTTTTAGTTCACATTAAATAGAcgctctctctcccactctgtaGGTTTCTAAATGGGGGGGAACGGATTTAAAACTGCACCAAGCAACGGGCTCTGACTTTCACCAAACTAAACGACTGTGCTAGTTTCAAACCATCGGATTCGCCAATTTCGTTCCCGGTGTccacattgttttaaaatgcaaatgcacTTAAAATGAGACGTGGTCAGTTTCATTGTGAGAGCATCTCTGGTTTTACTATTCTCGCCTGGTGTCTGGAAAAAACTCCTCAAGTGGTATTTTGCAGCAGAACGTGACATTTTGCAAAACTCCATCAAGCCTCGGAATCGGAGTTTTACCTGCTGTTGGAATTGATTATAATGATACAAGAATGGAAGAAAAGGTTCTGTGTAGTAAATACATCCACTAACATTAGAGTTATTCAAAGGCCCACCTGCTGTTGCCCTGCTGTGGTAGGAGAAGCCAAACGTACGCACTCTGCTTTGTgctatttctgttttcagtttgtgcACAAGCATattcatttcctctgcagagaagctCAACTACCTTCAATTACAATCACAGTCCACCAAGATGCAATCGCACCTGGTTTTTAAAGACAATGATTTACGTCCCCTAAAAACACTCACGATTCAAAAAACTGAGTATGACCATTTAAAAACCGTTTGCTCTTGAGAAACAACCTTTTTATTCTGCCTTTAAATCAGCAGATGTGGAATCAGAGACGCCTTGAATACACTTTACGAGTGTTTAGATAATTAGAATCTGTCATCTGTTATCATGAGtctccttttgttttcattccacATCAGAAAGCGAGGGtggaataaaaaagagagaaaatgtttcagatTTTTGTAGGTTTTGGAAAATTATTTGCATAAATtgcactttgagtttttatagcAACACTGAGTCTATGACAATTTTATTAGTTTCGGCAAAATGGCCACAACTGACCAAACGTCTCTGcttgtttatttgtgaaaatatattttgtatgagACGGTGAGGATCCACTTCTGTTCCTCCTGATGTGTAAGGTCAGCTCCTCCCTCCGAGCCGCCATCATCCACTTGTTTAAAGTGTCATTAATCGTCAGACAGTTCTGCACATGAATACCGGAACATACTAATCACTCCGCGTCAGTCATTGTTTAAGTTCCACGGACGCTTCGTCTCGAGTCGTCCTGAGAACAAACGCCGtcggagaaaaacaaaacacttgacTTTGTGTTCTCTCCGGTGGAAACGAGTTTAACTCATCTGTGTGCAGCCGGTCTCCGTCCAAACCTCCAGAGGGAAAAATCTAGTGTTGTTTGAGTAAACAAACCGGCTGCGTCTGTCTTCCATTTTCCgtctctgtctccgtctccaTCTCACTTCTGACTTTTCTCTTTCGTCTCCTCACGCTCTGTGCCcctcccaccccaccccacccggGTTTTTCAGCTTCCAGCTGCATTCAAATAAATAGGTAATTAATCTGTGCCTCGGGGGCGAACAGCAGCACATACCCGCCTCTCGGCTTTGCCCAGGGGCTCAGAGGCAAAGACAGAACCAAAGGGTGGGCTGTTACTCATCAAACACTTTGCAAACCCACCTGCAAATCCACATGTTCCACACTCAGAGTGACACAACATCTCCATTTGCTCTCTCACATCTGCAGCTGGGTCTTAAAGTCTGATGCCAGTTTCCCACTCACTTGCGTAACTGGGACGTGATTATGTGAGACACTGATTATTTCCCCTGTCTAGGTAAAAGCAGCGGAAAAGCATCGGAGGATTTCTCAGTCACCTGCAGCGATGGAGGCCAGACGGACGTAGTCGGAGCCCCTCTCCTCCGGTTCATACGGGAAACTCTCCACCAGGCTGAGTCCTGCAACACAGACGAGAGGTAAAGTcgttctttttgttgttgtgtcctgAGACAAAAACTCAATGAGATAAAGCaggtaaaacatttctgatatcATTAAATCCACACATTTGTATTTAAGAGAACTGGCAAGGATTCCAAGGATTGACAGTTTAACCATGAACTTAATTTCCAGCTTGATTTAAACATGTGACATCTGCAtaaactgaaacatgaaactgatTAAAACTATTTGGACCTATTTTCAAAAGCAGGAGCCACAGAGGTAATATTCTTCTGAGGGCCGAAGGTTAAACTGAAGTAAATCAATGACTCCATTGGCTTCGTTAAGTCACAGTCTTCATGTCTTTAACATTTAACGCTCGACGTGCAGGATATGGTCGAGCCTGTTTAATGGTTGCCCTAGTTTTCAGTTGTTctgaatataaaatgatatGCTAAATGCCCAAATCTGAATATAAATGTACCAAAAATAACTGGGCTAAAAGTAGGAAAAGACAGTGACAGGACAAAGCATTTGATAAAATACACTGAGTGTGGATGGAACAAAAGGAATCAGAGACTCAGTTTGAGCAATGTTTGACACAATAATcactcttttcatttctgctgAGCCGCCTGGAGGTGGACCACCGTGCACCAGATAATCCCAGTAACATACTGTACCTGCTCCCGCCCACCTCCTGGGCACAGAACCATCACAATCTGTGGTCTTACCGTGCAGCACGGACTGGTGCAGGCTCCAGTAGATGCTCAGGCagttcttctccttcttcatgCCTCGTTTACATTGGCAGCCGTGCAGCGGCGTGGACAGCAGAGCGGTCATGGCGTTCTCACACTGGTTTCGCGCCCCGGGTCCCAGCTTCACGCTGCCGTCCCCCGCCACACACTGCCTGAGGGTGCGGAGCCGTGGGCTGCAGGTGTCGTCGCTGGAGCAGGTGTCTCCAGCACGCAGGCAGTCCCTGCCGCCCAGAGAGAGAGCCACACGTGGGACTCCTGCAAGacgagacagacagaggacaggtTAGTCAGTGAATGGACCCCCGCGATCAGAACTGCGTGGAAGACTCAACTGTGGATGACTTGTCTGTACACTTCTTAATATAAACATGAGAAATTCAGTTTGTTGGACCCGATacaaataatcatcatcataataataataacttaaagTAGAATTAATTGTTTGAGCTGTAGGTTTTactacagaaaacacaactggAGCTCGCACAGCTAATTCCAGCTGCGGAAAAGTTTGGAACTGAAAGCATGTTCTGAATTTGTGGTTTTTTTGTACCTCGGGTTCTCAAAATGACGCTAAAGGGCATTAACATCAACCAACGACTCAAATCCAccgatttgtgtttgtgaggtcCGCCACGCTGATGTGATAAACCTGCATCGATTAAAATCTAAATACGTAAACGTGCAACACGCAAAAAACCCACAAGCCATGTGTTTATACATTTCCTGTCCCTCGTGTATGAGGATCACGCAGACGACTGAGCAGCTGTGTGAGGCCGGTGTTTGCCCTAATGATTTCATTTGTGCACATCGGTTTATGATAATTTAGCTAATTGCATCATTTACAAGTTAAATAAGATCAAACAATTCTCCATTAAAATTCAACAAACTGGAGATTCCAGCAGTGCAGCTGCATAAAGTTATGGGACTCACGAGAGGccgataataaaaaaaacaggtaaCGCTgatgcagccccccccccccccccactaacCTCCAGTGAAAAGCTTCATCATTTTAGAAGTTTGGTTGAAGAGCATTGAAGTGTGTGTATGATTCTCTTCTATTCATGCACAGTATGACCTTTATAATATTGGTGTCAtggttttttgggggggcgGTGCGATTGcagccacccccccccccagctcccTTTGTGCCCGGGGTCCCCGAAGTCCCTGGAAACGCTCCTGGCAGCAGAGGTTGCTGCTCCTTTACGCGACAAACAAAGTGAATCATTGCTAAAATGATCTAAACTGATGTGAATGTAATAATGGGATTAAAATTTTAACCTCCCGTCAGAAGCGATCACACTCGGTCAACGAAGCGTCTCCGTGCTGCGTTCCAGCGTTTTTATAATTCCATTCATTAacccgagggggggggggggggtcgctaCATTATTCATGAATTCAGACCGTTGTCACATGGAATACATCTGACACCGCTGACTGGATTTTGATGAAACTTCAGGGGGGACGACGCTTCTCTCCAATGCATCCTGACGTGTTCGAGATTATACCGAAGTGTTTGCGCTGCAGTCAAAACAAAGTGTCACATTTATCACACAGGGGCCCAGAGAGGGGGTCGCACGGTGCGTGAGGGGACGATGTGTTTACCGTTGTTTCATGTGCCACTAATCAGATGCAACACTCACAGTCTAATATATTCCCACACGTCGAGGAGTCTCAGAAATATTGTTGTATTAAGTCCACGTGTCTGGTTTGGGGAGAACACGATACCATCACGGCTAACTGTGAACTTTTCAAACTTTCCTGGCTCTAACAGGCAGAGTACCTCGTTCCCAGAGTACATCGTTCCCAGAGTACCTCGTTCCGAGGGTACCTCGTTCCCAGAGTGCCTCTCTTATTCATCCATTTGTTTTTGCGCACAACTCGAACAATCGGACCAAATGGAGCTAAATggctaaaataataatttacctGCTTCTGGACGAAAAGGCGAGATGATATCGATCGATATGatgtttaatttaaagtatGAATATCTATCTGCAAATCTTTGCACATCCCAGACGAGCAGTAATTAATTTTACTCCATAAACTGTTTTGGTAAATTGCTTTATGTGCATGAATGCCCCCGACTGGTTTAATCTATTACCGAGCattgagagaaaaaaggaaagaaattgCAGGAACTAGTGGAATTAACAGTTTTTGTGATTTAATGcctcagaaataataataataaaaatcccTCTCGTAACAAAATTTCGCTGCAGCTCACTCAAGAACCTGAGATGATTCAATCCGGACCaaactgacagactgacagtcGGACTGACTGACACCATCATCCCCACAGAGCGTGGCTCAGAAAGTTCACTAACTTGACAGTGGGTCAGTCAAGATCTGCTCCGCTGCCAAActctgtggaaacacacacaaactttatatttctttttttcttttaattcagtGGAGATCTCACCACATCTGCCAGGTTCTGGTGAAATGTCGAGGAATTATTTGTATAGATGTACTGCTGTTAGCATTTTAgtatgtttatatttgaaatgttGGTATTTTTATTATAGTATTTTATTAACTAGACTAACAAGTAAAAATAATTGATCATCCAGCACAGGACACGTTCCCAGAAATCCTGTTCAAAAGCATTTGTGACTGTTTGGCGAGACGAGCTGTTTCACTAATTACGTTTTAATCTCATTTGATTCCATCACAGCTCAATCAAGAGAGCGAAAGCGGCTTCCCAAAGGACGGAGCTGGAAGCTGGAACGTCTCTGTCTGACGCTGGAACTCAGAGGAGCTCTCGATGGGCGACATGAATTTAGCGATGGTCGGATTAAAACAGAATTGGGTGAAACTTTTATGGATCAACTTTCGATCCTGCTGCACTCTTGGAGAGAAGAGGTTTGACTTGACCGGCGAGAGGCGCCTGTCAGTCACAGTCTAGACAGAGGCGAGAAGGTGGTGACTGTGGGTTTGAGATGTTTGTGCAGCATCTGCCACTCAAGTGAAGAACCCCCCCCCCGGAAAAATATATCCCCTCAACAAGCCATTTATTTCACTGCACCGTCTCGAAACCTGATCTTATTACACGGAAGAAACGTTTCCGATGCACTCGAGCGTTTTCCTGGATCAAGCGACGGCACCTCGGATAAAAGTGGAGGAATCTGCCTCGTGCGGAGATACGTCACTCGCTCTGAGAAAACTCTCAAGATGCAGATTTGCATTGGAAATACTCAAAATCACCTCAGCCCCTCTGGTAGTTTTCTTCACTCGCTGTTAAGACAAACAATATTTCACCGTGAAGCCATTTCTtatgtggagctgcaggtgggagcagataagtgtgtgtgtgtgtgtgtgtgtgtgtgtgtgtgtgtgggtggtctGATATGGAAGGGGGAGCATGGAGGAACTTTAAAGCCAGGTTTGACTTCCCCCTCGGAGGCAAAGAAAAAAGCGCTCGGCGAGCAGCTGCACTGCAAATCTTATTAAATTGTAACTAATCCAGTGTGGAGAGAGGTTTGATATTTGTCTGAGAAATTAAGCAGCACTCCAGATTGCCAGAGATAACTGTTTGCCTGGAAACCGAGCTGCGGCGCACCGGCAGTTCAAAGAGACACAGTCAAAACCAATTAGGAGAAATCAGCTGCCTTGTCATTCAAATTCGTTCCATCCAACAAACCTCCAGGTTTAACCCACTGAGGTAAATAATCCAcgagctccctctctctctctctctctctctctctttcctgcttttttttgttgtttcttcttctatttgtcTTCATCCTTCTGATTTCCTGTCGTCCCATCCGCTCATCTCTTTGTTCTCCTCTCGTCCTGTCATCCCTCGCTCACACACCAGACGTGCTTCAAGCagattttagatttaaagaAATGCTTTCAAGGAacaggagggggaaaaaaaataaaatgaaaaccgAATAAACTTTTTATTCTGTGATCTTGGGCAAGTTTGTCTTCGCTCCTGTCgcagggaaacaaaaaaaaaagtgaatctgTAGTGTTTCTGACAGACAAAGCGTGGGACTGTTCCATTTAACTTGAAATGATCTTTGTGTTGACAGCGCGGAGGCATCGGAATTGAAAGCAATCACAACCCTGCAGGCACATTAAAGTTTAGATTTACAGTCGTGACTACGAGGAAATAACTTTGAGACGATAACAGCAGAGACGCTGATGGAGCCCAGTCCGTCTGTCCACCACCTAAACTAAAGGTCACTCTTATAAGATTCATGACGGTTAACTCCTCCTggttcctccctctcctctccccctcccccccctctttCTGAACCAGTGTGAGACCGTGAACCTGagctataaaaacaaacttcccTTTAAACAACTGATTTTCAGAGATCTTAAAGGGACGGTTCAGCAGCTCCACTCTTCAGCATTCAACAAAAAACACCATCTCGGTCAaatctcaaagtgaaaatgttggTGCAGCCTCGGCTCCGAGTTCAAAACAGTGACTGAAGTGACCGAGATGTGAGCTCACGACTTACATGTGAAGTTTGTTCTCTTGATTTAACTCCGTGCTTTTtcgtctgctgctgtttttaaaaaaaacataaaacttttttgtgtctctccctctttctcctcatcgCTCGCTGAATATCCAGAATGATGAATCCTATTACAGACAACAGGCCCTCGGATTGTTTGGTAAATCTTTGACGGCTCCGCCAGGGGACTGTGCTTTTGTTTCTGTAGATTGTAGTTCCTTATTAGCAAACTGCGGCTCCCCGAACACTTTTTAACCGAGATGACTCACGTCGTCTGCTGGGGCCGTTGTCTCGGTTTCACCAGCTACTAATAACGAAGCTCTCTGCTCCCCAGCAGCGTcgccaaaacaaaacaaaaagcaatatTCtccccataaacacacactgattcaaATCCACTCTCACACAATTGCAGAGCAGTGAAACAACTATTTAGACACATTACCATAAATTCTGTTTTCAGCCAGACTTCTCTGGACCGTAATTGGTCGTCCAAATATGCTGCGACGGGTCCT contains:
- the gfra4a gene encoding GDNF family receptor alpha-4a, producing MSRSIMDFLGLYFLQLALIGVPRVALSLGGRDCLRAGDTCSSDDTCSPRLRTLRQCVAGDGSVKLGPGARNQCENAMTALLSTPLHGCQCKRGMKKEKNCLSIYWSLHQSVLHGLSLVESFPYEPEERGSDYVRLASIAAESEVTTVNRCLDAAKACNIDETCQKLRTEYVSACIQPSARSGPCNRPRCNKALRKFFDRVPPDYTHELLFCPCTDTACAERRRQTIVPSCSYEDKDKLNCLAQLRICKADYVCRSRWAQFQYDCQPSELSASGCKQENYGACLLAYTGLIGSTITPNYLDNSTSNVGPWCSCAASGNHREQCNDFLTFFHDNVCLKNSILAFGNGSDVKTGAGQPGMPSPATDNQSPFLATTAPGVSMETEQNILRAQIPTQVNENDRLWGDEGDSTLPSPGLSDHGAEPVHLSLLLGLGWLLPAVLLLLLSD